The Hordeum vulgare subsp. vulgare chromosome 7H, MorexV3_pseudomolecules_assembly, whole genome shotgun sequence DNA window GAGGGCACCCTTTGGGTTTGAGGCTGGCTCATTGTGAGGTGGGGCTCACGTGTGTTTTTTCCACCTTTTCTCCTTGTTGCTCCTTTAAAAATGTTTGGGGTTTCAAGATGATTACCAATTTGAAAACCAATTCATGAACTTGAATTTTTTTTATGACCCATACAATGATCCAAATTTAAGGAAAACATGTTCATGAGTTCATTTTTTTTTCCCGAATTTCAGAAACGTGCACAAAAAATGGACAACCCGATGCACACAGCTCTCGCTCGCGCATAGTCCGAGAAGGGGTCACAGGAAGTGTTTGACCACTTTTTGTTTGAAACTTTCCATGCATTTCTATAAGAGGATGTTTTCATGTCTTAACCTATGACCTCATGGTCAGGGCCGTTCCTAAGATTTCAGGCCCGGGGCAAGGTAACACGAAGGGGCCCTAACGCCACATAAACATATGAGTTTTCATAATACTATTTTCTTGCCAAAACATTCTCTGCTCATTATAATCCATGTTGTAAAAATGTGATCTAGAGTATCAAAAGGCGGGATCGTAAATATAAAATCTAAAAGTTGTTCGCTCTTGTCCATCGACAATTATATTAGGTACATTAGgtaaattgggtacaccttcttgcCCTCTCAAATTATCATCATCATAAATTTTAACTTGGTTTTTTAACAGTAAGTAAAGCTATTACATCAGTATTCCAAGCAGTTTTATCTCTCCTAAAAAAGTGCCAAATTAAGAGCAATCTTGTTAATTGCTAGAGCAAGGCGTCAAAGTAGCACACACAAAACCATGACATATGAAAATGGAGACTGCTGCTTGAATGAAAAAATATGCAAACCAAGGCATGGAACAAGGTACGACATCTGTGATCACGTGGATGGCTAGAAAATTAGAATTTTGAAATTTGCAATATCTTGTTGCTGCTTACAAGTCACCGGAAATATGCAGGTTCCTCTTTCCTAATCCCAATCAACACGAACAATCAGGGAGTGTGAGAGAGGAGGATGACCTTCGCAAATGACCAAAAAAACCCGAAAAAGGAGGAAGGGGTTTTGCATTACACAGGAGGTACCccttcgtcacggtttagaatGCGTGCTTAAAAATTCTCTCGAACCTAGATGGTTATTGTTTGACTGTAAGATTGAATGAAAAATAGCATTTATACTATGCATGTATATACAAGTAATTCAACAAAATACTAATTAATTGCTAGAAGTAAATGCAATGCGTCCTATATCTTGTCTATTGTAGAAATACACGTAAGTTTAACTATGTCTTCTAAACTATGACGAAGGGAGTAGATGAGACTATGTAAAACTACATTTATGTTCGTCCTTGAATCACGCCAAcaaccaaaactcacaactcaaaTTTTAGAATTATTTGAGAATTCAATAAAGTGCATGGCGGAATTGCACCCACCCAAAGATCCCTCCTATATAAAATCATGCACACCCACCCACGGTTCCCCTTCTCCCACGACAATTGttgccaccatagaccttcgcgtGCTCACCCCTCAAACCTTTATTGCCACAAACACTCTACATCCTCACCTTCGCCGTAGACATGGATAGACGAAAAGAATAAAGACTAAGTAGGGGGAAGGGGCAGAAATCGGCTTAGCAACCTCGTGAGCGACGACTGCTGACCCTCCTGCCGAGGGCCATCCCTCAGTAGATGGAGACGTTGCTCCCGCGAGTGGGTCGATTTACCAAACCCGGTAAATCCCAGATAATCAAAACCTTCCCCgtccaaacaaaaccaaagacagATGTCGCTAAGATACATGCAACGATCGGTGGCCGACAATCCGATCTAACTCCAAATAAAAAACAACTTACCACAaatcttacctactaataaagagcgtattgcttctgtcgtccgttacTTGCTGTATTCGCGGCCCACTTTGTATGGTTCATCTAGAAATCGGCCCCTTTAAACCCACAAGATTTGCAGTAGCCCGAGTGGCTGGAGCTTTGCACTTTCACTCAGGAGACCCAGGTTCGACCCCCCCATCACCGAATTTCTGTGTTCCTTATTTCTACTGATATCAGGCTGGCGTACATTAGAGTTGCACTGTTGCAACTTCTGTTCATTTTTTtaatgtttctatttttgcagattcaaatatatatttaaatattTATATCTTTTAAATTCTAACTCTAAATTTCAGAAGTTATATATTAAATAGCTTTAAAAATATATAGACTTCAAATGTAATATTATCTTTCATGATAATTATTTCTGAAATTGTGTTTGCATCCTTAGTTAATACAGTACTTTTTTTATATGAGGCGTTTCAAGAACTTTGGCCCAACTATTTTCTTTTTAATGTTTctattttttgcagattcaaatacATTCATATATTCATATCTTCTAAACTCTAACTTCAAATTTCAAAAGTTATAtacgaaataatttaaaaaatatgTAGATTTCAAATATAATCTTATCTTTCATGTTAATTATTTCCAAAAATAATGTTTACGTCCTTAATTAATACCTTTCTTTATATGGggtacaatgttggtgaaaataataaaatttcatgattttgaaaaacaaagtttgtgttttttttactgcaattgaaaaaaatgtttgctaattcaaacaaTGTTCAAgtatttcaagaaatgtcctattATTTTAAatacataatatgatcagcatcattggataattgtttttctcccgttgcaacgcacggacccttttgctagttaGTAAAAATGTAAATGTAACATTAAAAAGACTAAGGTAGAAATCGATGTGATAAGGGCTGCTCTTGTTTCTATTGACAGAATCCAGGCATTTTTTTGTTCAAAGATTGCAGACTCCACATTTTTTTTGAGAGAGTGAATGCAGAATGCACACATGTTTGCTAACGAGTCACTATGGGCCACTTTGGTTTACGGGTAACATTAAGGATAGCCAGGCTAAGCCTTACAGCCCACAGTACGGGTAGCTGGAGCCCAAACTACTAACGCACGTGTAACGACACCTAGGCTCATATCAAATAGTCAGTCCCCTCAGCCCAATGATACCCAGTCCACAAACGGTCTGCGCCGACCCAAAGAGCCCTGCTATATAAAATCCCCCACCCCCACCTAGGGTTCCCCTTCTCCCTCCACAACCGCCGCCGCCCCCAACCCTCGCGCACCCGCCCTCAAGACCTCCTACACCGCCGCCGTtccgcagccccaccgccgccgtcgaCATGGGTAACCCCTCTGACCGCCATCCCCCCTCTGCCCCCTTCCACCGCCCTAGCTTATTCGGATCCTGACGCGAGCCCGCCGCTGTTTGCGCAGGTAAGGTGCACGGATCGCTGGCCCGTGCCGGGAAGGTGCGCGGGCAGACGCCCAAGGTGGCGAAGCAGGACAAGAAGAAGCAGCCCCGCGGCCGCGCACACAAGAGGATCCAGTACAACCGCCGCTTCGTCACCGCCGTCGTCGGCTTCGGCAAGAAGCGCGGCCCCAACTCCTCCGAGAAGTAGGCGCGCCGAGAAATAAAAAAGGCTCTTCCCCTGCGCTGGTTTCCTCTCTCGTTTGATGTTGGAAGAGACGTTACTTACGTTCATACTCAATTGTTaaagtatgcatcttttgcttagCTGAAGGATCTGGGATATTTGTGTTATGAGTATGATGCATGTTTGGCTtagttgaagaatatcagatattGTGGCATGAGTGAGTTCTTTGCTTAATTTTGCTTTGTTGTTTGCTGTTTCCCCTGTTGCGCATCATATGCTAGATTGTAGCTGTTTGTGGTATGTGTTTTTGTATTCTGCTGCTGTCTATACGACCTGACATTACTGGGTATTGCAATCGTGGTGTCCCTGTGATGTAGGGTTGGTCGTTTAATTGATATATGAACACCCAATTTTGCGGTAGTAAAGGTGATTGCCTGATCAATCATACCTAGTGAATGTGCTTTGCATGCTTGTAATAGACTTTTTTAACGTACTAGGAGCACTGAACCTTGGTTTGGAAACTAGAAACTTACTGGCAGTTTTGCAATGTTCAATAGGACTGAATTATTGTAGCGCATTGATAGTGAAAGCTTGATGCATTCTTTGCACTAACCGACCTCATGGTTTGATGAAATGGTGCTGATAATATTTGGGTGATCTAAAATTAGAATttaggaacatgatgaagtttgcACTGTATAGTATGCTAAAAATGAGTGGTGATCTAAAATTAGAATttaggaacatgatgaagtttgcACTGTATAGTATGCTAAAATGAGTGGTGATCTAAAATTAGAATttaggaacatgatgaagtttgcACTGTAAAGTATGCTAAAATGAGTGGTGCGTAACTGCATATCAACCTTGATCTGCTAAAATGTTTATGTAGTCCGTTGTTTTGAAAGCACAGTGTGTGTTAGAGATAACCGGTCCTTGGACCACTGAATGCAAAATAAGCCGCCGTCTGAACTCTGGCACCTAAAACTTACTGTTGAAGCTCCTTTCGATCCCAGTAGCATTTACATTCTTCAGAACACTGTCTGGAATGCTAGCCCTCAGCATTTTTTTTTTCGGATGTAGCCCCTTGCCTTCCATGATGTCTGATTTGGAAACTTGAAACTGCTTGGCAGTTTGGCATGTTTAATAGGAGAAGTATTTAATTTGTTCACTACATATGGATAGTGAAAGCTCAATCATTCCCTCTGATAGTGTTTTGTGTTGGTCAAACGTTGTGGGCATTATCTGTTTGATCGAAGAGTGGAAGTCACAAATTTATGCAAGTTCTGTGATGGAGATGTGTTGTTTCTCGCGAAGCGTATGAGTCCGTTGTTAGCATTGCCTGCCTCGTTGCAAAAAAAAAGAGTGTAGGTGTTGCTCAAACTGTCTGAATCCCCGCTGTTTACTGGAAGAGTTTAGGTTCCAGTGTTGTTTCGCTGTTTGCCTCCGGTGTGCGTCCAGGACTCTGCTGCACGGGCTACCCAGGCCTGAGATACGTCTCTTCCGTTGACGATTGGGCTGTGGAGTAGCAGAGCTGTGTGTGATTAGCCGACAGGTAGGCTCGGGGGCGTGCACGCGAGCGAACGACCCGTCGTCCCGCGCCGCtgcttctgtttctgcttccgccgCAGCAGCGCCACGCATCCAACGTAAACATCCCGTAAACATCGTTCCCCATAGCTAAATTTTGTCACACCCCGTAAACATCTTTCCCTAAATCTATGTTCATTTCCTTTTTCGTTAAACAAAACGAGATAATGCCCTAGGACCCGTCAGCCAGTGACACGTGCGACGGCCTCCGGCAAGGTTGACTTGAAGGAGTGCGCTGGCCACCGGCGAGAGGCGGTGTGTCGGCGACGGTGGTAGCGCGGTGCGCCGGTGGCCTGACGCTGTGGCGTGGTGGGCAGAGTAGCCGCGGGGCGTGGTGGGCAAGTTTACATGAAGGAAAAACTTCTCTTAAACTAGAGGAAAGTTTGGGCCAAGTTTACATGATCCGGTAAATTTATTCCGGGTTTACGAGATCTAGTATTTGAGACATTTCTGTCCTAACTTTTCCTAAACGATATTTCCTTTACGGATACAAGATCAGTTGGAGTTCTTTAAGTTTGGTTGCCAAGAGTCAAAAACGGACACATCAAACGTTCATGGACAGCGGTATATTTGGCCATCGATTGGGCCGGGCCAGACTAAGCTCGCCGGGCCTAGATTTCAGGCCCAGACCCAACCCATCACTGCTAAATTTCATTGGGCTTCGGGCCTCGGTCCGGGCCCCTTCCTTAAAATGCAAAAACACCAAGTCCAGGCCAGGCCCGAAATACTCTTCGCGCTCAAAACACAGGCCCGATCCCGGCCCATGGGCAAGTTCGGGCCGGGCCGACAGACCGGGCAGCCCATGGCTAGATATAGACAGCGGTGATGGAGCTGACATCCATCTGGGTttttaaatacaagtctttttagagattgtactacggactacatacaaatcaaaattaATGAGTCTGTACTttcaagtatgtctatatacatacgtATGTAGCATGtagtgaaatttttaaaaagacttatttTTAAGAACCAATGAAGAAGATTAATAACAATTCAACATATGCAATCACAATTAAAAAGTATCAAATGTCAAAGATTTGTTTACATCCAACCGATCTCAAAAGATGACAGTCTGATTGATCCGTGCAAAAGATAATTTTCGATTCCTGGTTCGGCTACCCATAGCAAAGACTTCACTCTTCGGCCAACTAATCTCCAACGGCCGCGCATCGCTTCAACATGCTAGCACCATACATTTGCGTAATCTTTGTCGCGTTAGGATCCACATTGGACATCTTTATTGTCAACATCTTGGCATCAACCTTGTTCTTGGAGCTTCATCTTCTTATATAGCGCCTTCATGAACTTATGAAACCTCCGagtcttcttttcctcttccacGTTATTGCACTTGACGCATGCCTCCTTCGCCATGATGTGCTCAAATTTATTCATCATCTCGGCCATCACCCCTTTTCacattccttctcctccttcggttTCAATATCCTTTTGTTGGATCACAATCTTCATTGATAATGGCGGGCGGTCTTGACGAAATTGTTAACAACATCGAGCCATTTGGGGTGCACATTCGACCTTAACCAACAATGCATGAAGAGGATGTGTTTTTCTCCGTCTTAAAGAACAATGTGCATGCACAAATGACATAGAAAGAAAATACATGATCAACAATTTACATATCCGGCCAAATAATCAACACATGTTGCATATCTGGTAGATAATTCTCTATGGCAAGCTAAAATTCCTTTGGAAATCAAAATATTGCTCTCGCTAATATGGAAGAATGCTATTGCAACGAAAGACAACATGCTTGAAATGAAATGGGTGGGAGATCCCATGTGCAGATATTGCCATGCGAGAGAGAACATACATCATTTGTTTATCTTTATGCCTTGCGACCGAGCATTTGAGGCGGGTATTGGACACCCGACTGTGTATGTCCTCTTATGTTTCTGCAGTGGCTCTTAACATACTCTTCCTAGGCTAGATTAGCGATGTATGCGGCAGCGTCTAGATGTATGAGATGCGGACGGGTTATTGATGCTATCTTTGTGCATTTTGACTCTATTTTCTGCTTCTACCATTATCATTTGATAGTGGAACCACTAACGGAGCCAAAAAAAATGCAATGAGGAGGGTTGAGTGTTCATAATCCTTGTCAAGGAGCGCCAGCCCACTTGAATACATCATTTAGCAGCAAATAATCATCTACAAACATGCATATTAAGTTTACACAATGAGGGAGGGGCTTGCTGGTCCCCGTCTCCGCCACTAAGTGGAATCCGATCATTTCAATATCCTATGGAGAAAAATTGACGAAATGGCTAACACTTGTTGCATATCCTGCCAAATGTCGAACAAACATAAAGCAACAAAAACTTATGAGCTTTGGAGTGCACGTGGCTTTGTCACGGGATTTACAATTGCTTGTAAAAGTCACATTATTATTAGTGGCCTCTTGTTGAGTTGTCCAAATTCATGGGCTCCGCCTTCGTTTTGGCTGTGTCTGTGGTCTCGGTCGCATACGTGGCGAACTGGCGGTGCATTCGCCCTCCGGTTTGGCTTCCCGTTTGCGGGATTTCGAACATCTGGACTCGACCATAGACAATTGATAGACGCTGTTATATGCGCGTGTACTAGCTATAACCCTGCATTGCTTTAGTGCAACTAGAATGCCGTTCACTAAAACACCTTGAAATATCCAAACCGCATGGTCGGGGCACATTAGATCATATGATGACTAGTGTAAGTTCATCTCTAACACCGACCCGCAAACCTCCCGCAAGCGTCCGGACCGAGTTGTTCGGACACCGTTTGCCATCCAAGCGGACCTGTATCGGTCCGCCGAGCAGTCCATATGTATTTTTAAAAATGAGAGGAGCTTTACGGGAGTCTGGACATCCATTTGGCCAATGAAATGCCACCACACACCCTTCTCTCTTCGCTCGTATGGCGTAAGGCTGGCAATTAGCATTGGCGTTTGACGGAACCTACTACAAAGTGATAGGAGCTTTGCGGGAGTTCGAACATCCGCTTGGCCAATCAAATGCCACCATGCACCCTTCTCTCTCCGTCCGAATGGCGGAAGGCTAACAATTAGCATTGGAGTTTGGCGAAAGCTACTACAAAATGAGGGGAGTTTTGCGGGAGCCCCAACATTCATCTGGCTAATCAAATGCCACCATGCACCCTTCTCTCTTCGTTTGGATGGTGGAAGGATGACAAATAGCATTGACGTTTGGCGGAAGTTACTACAACGTGAGGGGAGCTTTGCGGGAGTCCGAACATCTGTGTGGCCAATCAAATGCCACAATGTACCCTTCTCTCTCCGTCTGGATGGCGGAAGGCTAACAATTAGCATTGGCGTTTAACGGAAGCTACTAAAGGGGGGGAGACCCTAATCGACATTGTAGGCGCCCGATCCAGGAACCAGCGCGTGCAGTAGCCTAGTTTTGGGACGGCCCAATTACACGAGCTGGTAGTCCGAGCGCTCGACTCGCCCGGCGTGGTTGCTCGCTCGAGCGCAGTTTCAATGGTTGTGATTGGCGAGTTTCAACCGTTGACtttgaaaaactaaaaaaataaacaaaaaaaatcacaaaaaatcgAGAGTTCAAAAAGGTTCAcgaattttgaagaagttcattcaaatttttaaaaagttcatcaaatttgaaaaaaattcaccaATTTTGAAAATGTTCAACCATTTTGAAAATGATAATCGAATTTGAAGAAAATCCACTtattttggaatttttttgtCAAATTTGAAAAGAGTTCACCGGATCTGAAAAAATTCACTGATTTTTAAACAACTTCATCAAATTTGGGAGAaaatcatcgaatttgaaaaaatttCACCGTTTTTTATAAAAGTTCACCAATTTTGAATAAAAGTTCAACGAATTTGGATAAaattcatcgaatttgaaaaacgGTCAACGAATATGAAAATAGTTCATCGCATTTGAACAGAAGTTCGAAAAATTAAAAATTCATCATTTCAAAAAACAATAAAAAGAACAAATTAGATGAAAAATAGAACACACattttaaaaaagaaaaaagaaaacagaaaaaaagaaaatccaAATAAAACCGTCCTAGAAATGACCAGCGAACTGGGGAAAACCGACATGGAAAACAAAAGTATTCTCGCGATTGAATattcaaaaagaaaaaaacaagttACGAAGCACTAGTCGTTCAATGGCCTAATGGCAAGTGTGTTGTCGCCGTTGCAGCGGATTGTGAGTTCGAACTCTATAAGATATTTcattaggtgtctacatacgaaacaaaatgagtgaatctatacttagTGAAACCTACCATAGGTAGGCACACATATTTCGCAAAAAGATGTTAATAGCAGCGGACATTTGTTGCAGCAGCTGGATGGCCGGCTTCAGCATCCGTGTTTGTGGACTGGTCACTCTGGTTTACATTGAAGATGTCCTAACATCTATTATTGAGTGACTGACGATCGAAACGCGCGCGTGGGTTGTTGGCGTTTGGTGATGAGCCAGACATTGGCGACGATTGCTGGTACGCCCGGTTTGTTGCCGCCGTACGATCGCGGCAGCTACCGAAGCCGTAAGGCCAACTCCATCGCGCGACCTCATCTTGTACGGTGCGTTCGTTTGGGGTAAAACGAACGAATAGCGCGGACCCAAACGAACAAATGTCTGAATTTCATCCGTTTTCGATCCATCCCCAACCAAAACTTGCGCCGAGTTTGGAGGAACGGACATCGCGCGGACGCGCTCGCGCACGCCCTTGTCCGCCCGTGGCCCGAGTGTCGGGGACAGAAGTACCCAGAAATTCCAACGCCTCCACCCCCTCTCCCAGCCCGCCCCGCCGACGGCGCCGCCGCTATTCTCCGGCCACCTCAGCCCCCGGTCGTCCATACCAAACCACGTCTTGACATGACCACGACCACGCGTGCGCTTTCGCCATAGTTTAGGCGTCGATCTATGGAGGTTTGGCCGTCGCTGTCGTAGCCGGCGGCAGAGTGGATACGACCGCAGGCGACGTACCACGGCGGCCACGACAGCTTCAGAAGAGTGCTCCAGAGCGGCAAGTAGCCGGCCGCCAACCACCCCTGCATCGAGGTGATCATCGCGGCCTCTTTCCCACCACGatcgcaaggtgttcgacacttTGCCCGCAAAGGTATGGACAGTGGTGATGAGTTTTCTTCCACCACTTCATTTATTCATCGGACGATTCATCATCGGGTGATGAAGATCTTGTGGTGGCTGCAGTGGTGGTTCACGACCACATTCAAAGACAGCTTCCTCAGTACAGGGGGTCACTCCCTAGCCGTGCTCCCAATCTGAACCACAACAGAGAGAAAGGCCAGGCCCTGCTCTATGCCAATTACTTTGCGAACACACCGCACTTCAAGCTGGATAAATTCCGTCGCCGTTTTCGTATGTCAAGGCATGTGTTCAATCGTATCCGGGAGGGAGTGGTTGCTCATGGCCCATACTTCGAGTGCAAGACGGATGCCCTTGGCAAGCTAGGATTCTCCTCTTACCAGAAATGCACCGCGACCATCCGCATGCTTACATATGGAATTCCAGACGATCTGATGGATGAGTATGTGCGTATGAGTGAGACAACATGTGTGATGTCAATGTACAAGTTCTGCCAGGCTGTGATCGaggtgtttggccctgagtacttgaggcAGCCAACTGCCGCTGATACAGAGAAATTGTTGGCGACCAACGCAGCTAGAGGCTTTCCAGGCATGCTTGTCAGCATAGATTATATGCACTGGGAGTGAAAGAACTGTCCATTTGCTTGGTAGAGCCAATACAAGGGGCATGTCAAAGCGTGCACTGTCATATTAGAAGCGGTGGCTTCGCAGGATCTTTGGATATGACATTCTTTCTTCAACATGGCAGgttctcacaatgatatcaacgtgctgcaGCGTTCTCCAGTCTTCGCAAGGCTTGCAGAAGGCCACTCCCCACCTGTCAACTTTGAGATCAACGGCCACCagtacaacaagggatactatcTAGATGATGGTATATATCCTGAGTGATCAActtttgtgaagacaatctcgAACCCTCAAGATGAGAAGAGAAAGAAATTTTCCCAAATGCAATAGAGTGCTAGAAAGGATGTGGAATGTgcttttggtgtgcttcaatccCGATGGGGTACCGTTCGAAACCCTGCACTGTCATGTGATGAAAGGAAGCTCTGGAAGGTGACggctgcttgtgtgatcatgcacaacatgatcgtcgaAGACGAGCGTGATGACAGTATTTTCGACCAAGGATTTGATTATCAAGGTGAAAATGTTGAGCCCCTGCACCAAGAACCGGCCACGTTTCAACAATTTGTTCAGTTTCATCGTGAGATGCGTGATTGACACACTCATTTGGATCTTCAAAATGACTTGGTTGaacacatgtgggatcatattggcaaccaatagatgtattgTTTCATTTTATGTTCATTCAACATAATTTCGAtttggttgtaaaactattttatttaaagaCAATCTCGATTGAGTTGATGTGCAAACTTGTTTTGATACGAAAATATAGGCATTTTAGGTCCTGGCGGACATGATGAGGCAAAAGGATGCAGCTGCGTGCTGGATGCACGACCACCGCATCCGAGGACAGGACCGGACACGACCTCATAGCCCTACCCAAACAGACAGAACCCGGACAAAACGAACGTCCGTTTGGGATTGCGCGATGGAGTAGGCCTAAGTTGACGCTATCGGACTCCGGATCGATCAAGCGAAGCACACAGCGATATAACATCAAAACGCGAGTTCGTCGGCTCGATGCGTGTAAAGTATCCTTCCGTGGATCCGACATCCTGACAGGTCAATTTGCTTCGGGAGAACGTCAATTAGGTCTGACAAATCCCCGGCATCGGGATGCTACTGCGGCCGTCTGCCGCGGCCAGCGGCATGCACGGCGCGCACCCTCTGTGCTCACTCGTACGTGCAGCGCGTATGCCGCCGCCTGATCCGGGGCCTCCGGTCCGCGCGCCGCCTCCGTCCGACCGAGGCCGAGGCGAGCCTTCCGGTTCAGCAGCCCGGACTGAGACCGACTGACACCGTTCTGCCGCCGCATGCGCGCGCGGACCGGCCGGCCTCGAACCCGCCCAACGTAGCTTTCGCAGGTCGCTACTCCAACGTGGTGGAGTGGATCTGTGTGTTTCGGACTACGCGTGGCGTTCCATTTGACCAGTCTCGGAGTAGCTAACTTGCTGGTCAGAGAGAAACATATGACTGTCATGCGCAGGGGGGAAGAGAATTGATTAATAAGCTTGAGCCTCCTCCGAACCGATGCCTCGGATGGAAACGTTGGTGGTGGTCTTCCTTCTCCTTTTGAGGCGCGAACGTACCCTACCTGGCCCCGAGACAGGCAGGCGGGGCGCATCGGTTTGACCTTTGCGCGAGGGCCGGCGCGGCGCGCATGGGTGCGTGCTATGCTACCTACCGGCTACCGCCTCCCCTTTCTCCCTGCCCGGACGGACGGCAAGTGACCGGGCAGCTCACAGCACTTCTTTTGAGCACCTATAGCCGGACCTATCAAACCGTGTTCAAACGTCCAGACAGACCGTCTGGTTAGTGACTGATCACGAAAAATTGATCGAGATGGGTCCGTTAAACCGGACTCATACGTTCGAGGTGACCGAC harbors:
- the LOC123410900 gene encoding 40S ribosomal protein S30, with protein sequence MGKVHGSLARAGKVRGQTPKVAKQDKKKQPRGRAHKRIQYNRRFVTAVVGFGKKRGPNSSEK